The genome window TGGTTTCCATATCGACCTGGCGAGCACCGGTCATCGCGATGACCCGATCGCGAATCGCTTGCTTTTGGCCGTCATTCAGTTCCACCGCCGAGGTGACTTCTGCTAATACGGCTTGGTTCAACTTACGAACCAATGCCTGAAATTCCTTGCAGATGCCCGCTAAAAAGACAATGCGACGCCGATCGATCAGCACTTGCAGGAAGTTCTGCGTAAAGGGGTTGATCTTGCCGCCAAATAGGCTAGCAATGACACCCTTCTTGGCATCATCTTTGATAAAGGGGTTTTCAAAGAATTGAGCCAATTCGTCCGAAGTTCCGATGGTTTCTAAAATCAGGTTGATATCGTTGCTGAAGTCACCAACCAAATTATTCGATTGACCCAGGGATAGCAGAGCTTGGGCGTAGGGTTCGTACACATCAGAAGTCAGCAGACCACCTTTCATTTACTGACCTCCTAGGAGTGCAATACTGCGATCGACCAACCGTTGTTGGGCATCGTCGTTTAACCGACCGGGCAACTGAGATTCTGCCTGCTGCATCGCCAACTCAGCAATGCGAACCCGCAATTCGTTCAGAATGCGAGCTTGCTCAGCACTGAGGTTGGATGCGGCTTCTTGCTTCATACGAGCCACTTCTTCGGCTGCGTTGGCCAAAATGGCTTCCCGCGCCCGTTGGGCATCGCCTTCTGCCTTGGCCACAA of Alkalinema sp. FACHB-956 contains these proteins:
- the atpH gene encoding ATP synthase F1 subunit delta, with the protein product MKGGLLTSDVYEPYAQALLSLGQSNNLVGDFSNDINLILETIGTSDELAQFFENPFIKDDAKKGVIASLFGGKINPFTQNFLQVLIDRRRIVFLAGICKEFQALVRKLNQAVLAEVTSAVELNDGQKQAIRDRVIAMTGARQVDMETSVDSSLIGGVIIKVGSQVIDASLRGQLRRISYRLAGAN